The bacterium DNA segment CAGCCGGCCGAGTTCACGGTCTTCACCACGCGCCCGGACACGCTCTTCGGGGCCACCTACTGCGTGCTGGCGCCCGAGCATCCACTGGTGGACCGCATCTGCACAGCCGACCAGCGCGCAACGGTGGAGGCCTACGTCAAGGCGGCCCAGGCCCGCAGCGATGTGGATCGGGCCGACACCTCCCGCGAGAAGAGCGGCGTCTTCACGGGCGCCCACGCCCTCAACCCGGTGGACGGCCGACGCTTGCCCATCTGGGTGGCGGATTACGTGCTGGGCGGCTACGGCAGCGGCGCCATCATGGCCGTGCCCGGCCATGACCAGCGCGACTGGGACTTTGCCCGCGCCTTCGGCCTGCCCATCGCCGAGGTGGTGTCCGGCGGCGATGTGACGACCGGCGCCTTCACCGACAACGAGGAAGGCGTCCTGGTCAACTCCGGCCTGTTGGACGGACTGAAAGTGCCGGAAGCGAAGCGTCGCATCACGGCCTGGCTGGAGGAGCAGGGCCGCGGCCGGGGGATGGTCAACTACAAGCTGCGCGATTGGCTCTTCAGCCGCCAGCGCTACTGGGGCGAGCCTTTTCCGCTCCTGCAGGCCGCCGACGGCACGGTCCGGGCCGTTCGCGAAGTGGACCTTCCCGTGCAGCTGCCCGTGTTGGACAACTTCAAGCCGACGGAGGACGGGCGGCCGCCCCTGGCCCGCGCCGGCGACTGGTGCCGCGTGACCGATCCGGAGACAGGCGAGGTCCTCCTGCGTGAGACCAACACCATGCCCCAGTGGGCCGGATCCTGCTGGTATTATCTGCGCTTTTGCGATCCGCGCAACCAGGAGCGAGCCTGGTCGGAAGAGGCCGAGCGCTACTGGATGCCCGTGGACCTCTACGTGGGGGGCGCCGAACATGCGGTGCTGCACCTGCTCTACGCCCGCTTCTGGCACAAGGTGCTGTATGATCTGGGTCAAGTGCACACGCGCGAGCCCTTTCGCAAGCTATTCAACCAGGGCATGATCCTGGCGGAAAGCTATCGGGACGGCCGTGGCAAGTATCTCAAGCGCAGCGAGGTGGAGCGTGACGGCCGGGGCTGGCGCGTCATTGCCACGGGCCAGCCGGCCGAGGCGCAGATCGAGAAAATGAGCAAGTCGCGCCTCAACGTGGTCAACCCGGATGACATGGTCGCCCGCTATGGAGCGGACGCCATGCGGCTCTACGAGATGTTCATGGGTCCCCTCGACCGGGACAAGCCCTGGACGGAGGAGGGCATCCGCGGTTGTTACAACTTCCTGCGCCGGGTCTGGAGTTTCTTCATCGGGAGCGACGGCGGGTTGTCGCCCCGCCTGGCAGCCGGAGAAGCCGGCCCCGACCAGCTTGCCCTGCTCCACCGCACCATCCGGGCGGTCAGTCTGGATCTGGAGGGTCTGAAGTTCAACACCTGCATCGCGCGCCTGATGGAGTTACAGAACGAGATCATGAAGCAGGACGTCCTCCCGCGCTCCCTGGCCGAGACCTACGTCCTGCTGCTCTCACCCTTTGCGCCCCACCTGGCCGAGGAGCTGTGGGCGCGGCTGGGCCATGGCGGCACCCTTGCTTATGAGGCCTGGCCCACCTGGAATGAGGAGTTCTGCCAGGCGGCCAGCCTGGAGGTGGCCGTGCAGGTCAACGGCAAGGTGCGTGCCACGCTGGCCGTACCGGCGGACATGGCCGACGATCAGGTGCTGGAGCTGGCCCTGGCCCATGAGCGGGTGACGCCTTGGCTGGAGGGCAAGACCCTGCGCTTCCGCAAGCGCGTGGCTCCGGGGGTCGTCTCCATTGCCGTCACTTGAATGGCAGGCGGGTCGCGAAGAGAATCTGAATAGCGATCCGGCCTCTGCCACAGCGGGAAATTATGGGGTGGCGCTTTCATTTCTTCTTGACAATCTGAGCACGAACGCTATATTCAACGTTCTTCGCCGTTTCCTGTGCCAGGGATCCATGTGCGGATGCAGCGGGGATGGCAAGAAACCCTTGTCAGTCAGTCGTTTCTTGAAATGCTGGTAG contains these protein-coding regions:
- the leuS gene encoding leucine--tRNA ligase, with the translated sequence MSTYEPAAIEARWQAHWLEHRTFKSEVDPARPKYYVLDMFPYPSGDGLHVGHPEGYTATDILARWKRMQGFNVLHPMGWDAFGLPAERHAERTGQHPADITARNCANFKRQIQSLGLSYDWDRELATTDPDYVRWTQWIFLQLFNKGLAYPAEVAVNWCPALGTVLANEEVKDGRYVETGDPVEKRRMRQWMLRITEYAERLLQDLEEVDWPEGIKTMQREWIGRSEGAEVVFAVADQPAEFTVFTTRPDTLFGATYCVLAPEHPLVDRICTADQRATVEAYVKAAQARSDVDRADTSREKSGVFTGAHALNPVDGRRLPIWVADYVLGGYGSGAIMAVPGHDQRDWDFARAFGLPIAEVVSGGDVTTGAFTDNEEGVLVNSGLLDGLKVPEAKRRITAWLEEQGRGRGMVNYKLRDWLFSRQRYWGEPFPLLQAADGTVRAVREVDLPVQLPVLDNFKPTEDGRPPLARAGDWCRVTDPETGEVLLRETNTMPQWAGSCWYYLRFCDPRNQERAWSEEAERYWMPVDLYVGGAEHAVLHLLYARFWHKVLYDLGQVHTREPFRKLFNQGMILAESYRDGRGKYLKRSEVERDGRGWRVIATGQPAEAQIEKMSKSRLNVVNPDDMVARYGADAMRLYEMFMGPLDRDKPWTEEGIRGCYNFLRRVWSFFIGSDGGLSPRLAAGEAGPDQLALLHRTIRAVSLDLEGLKFNTCIARLMELQNEIMKQDVLPRSLAETYVLLLSPFAPHLAEELWARLGHGGTLAYEAWPTWNEEFCQAASLEVAVQVNGKVRATLAVPADMADDQVLELALAHERVTPWLEGKTLRFRKRVAPGVVSIAVT